GTTTGACCGTACGACGAAGCAGTTCACGAACAACAAACTCGCCGACGACCTGCTCATCGGTTCTCCGCCGCGCAAAGGCTGGGAGCAGTATTATGCGATGTGATCCGTGTTGCGCTGCAAAATGCGCGTACATCGGCTTTGGCCTGCGTCCATGCGTTGACATCGTCGCTTCCCGTTATGTGTGAACGCTGAGATTGTCCCTATCGATGTTAAGGCACCGCAATACATTGTTTATAAATATATTGATACCAAGTTCCATGTAATTATCATGAACCCGACCTCCCTCGCCTCGATCGCCGCCCTGACCGCCGCCACCGGGCTTGTCGCGGCGCCATCCGAACCCCATGCCCGGCAATTCGCGCCGCGTCCGAACGTCCTCTTCATCACCTGCGATGACCTGCGGCTGAATATTGGTTGCTTTGGCGACTCTGTCGCCATCACGCCCAACATCGACCGCCTGGCCGCGCGCGGCACGCTGTTTGGCCGCGCCTATACCCAGCAGGCCGTTTGCAACCCCTCCCGCCAGTCGGTGCTCAGCGGACGCCGCCCCGATTCTATTCGAGTGTGGGATCTGCACGCGGAATTCCGCGAGACCGCGCCCGACGTCGTTCCGCTGCCCGAGCACTTCAAGCTCAACGGCTACCGCACACAGGCCATCGGCAAAATTTATCACGATGGCAAGCGTGACGCCGCGTCATGGAACGAGCCCGAGTTGCACATCAGCATGCCCAAGCGGGAGGACTACCGTCTGGAGGAGAACCGCAAACCCCACAAAAGCTCGAAGGCGGCGGCGACCGAGTTTGTTGACGCGCCCGAAAGCGAATACCCCGACGGCAGGGTTGCCGATGCCGCTGTCGATTCCCTCAAAAAATTCGCCGCACGCGGATCTGATTCGTCACCGTTTTTCCTCGCCGTCGGCTTTCGCAAGCCCCATGCGCCCTTCACCGCGCCAAAACACTATTGGGACCTCTACGATCCCGCGAAAATTCCGCCCGTCGAACAGCCCGCTCCGCCTCGTCTCGCGCCGGACATTGCCCTTCATGACTCGGTGGAACTGCGCGGTTATTCGGACATGCCCAAAGTCGGCCCGCTAACGCCCGCGCAAATCGTCCGCCTGCGCCACGGCTACTATGCGTCCACGAGTTTCACCGATGCGCAAATCGGCCGCGTCCTCGATGCCCTCGACCGCACCGGTCTGGCCCAAAACACCATCATTGTTCTCTGGAGCGACCACGGTTATCATCTCGGCGAGCATGGACTCTGGTGCAAAACCACCTGCTACGAGTCCGACACCCGCGTGCCATTCATCATTGCCACTCCCGATGGCCGCCCGCGCGGAGTCCGCACCGATGCGCTCGTCGAGCTTCTGGACATCTACCCGACACTGGTCGAACTCTGCGGTTTGCCCCCTCGCGAAAAGCTAGAGGGCCGCAGCCTCGTGCCCAACCTTGGCAATCCCGCCGCCCCGGGGCGAGAGGGAGCATGCAGCCAGTTTCCGCGCCCCTGGCCCATGCGCAAGGATGCCGTTCCCGGCGTGATGGGTTACGCCGTGCGCACCACCACACATCGCTATGTCGAATGGCGCAAATTTGGCACGCTCGATGTCGTCGCGCGCGAGCTCTATGCCTACAAAGGCGATCAGCTTTTTGAGACGGAGAACCTCGCCAGTCGTCCTGAAAACGCAGCCCTCATCCGTCGCATGGCCGCCATGCTGTCACAGAAAATCCCATGAGCGAGTTTCTCTTCCGCCTTAGTCATGCTCAGACAGCACCATTCCCTGCCTGTATGAAAACGGCGGCAAATGCGTCCTGGTCGCGTGGCGGCTTTATTCAATCGTATCCGGATAATAACTACGAATGCGCCTGGTTTTCCGATCAATATCATTCCCATGAACAACAACAAATTCCATTTAACCGGGCTGGTAGCGGCCCCGTTTACTCCATTTGATGCAAATGGAGCCCTGAACCTGGCGATGATTCCGCGGCTGGCCGATCACTACGTGGCGACCGGCGTGAGCGGGGCCTTTGTCTGCGGCACGACGGGCGAAGGCTCGTCGATGTCCAACGAGGAGCGCATGATTGCGGCCGAGGCGTGGCGCAAGGCCACCGCCGGGAAGCTCAATCTCATCGTGCACGTCGGCCATAACAGCCTGGTCGATTCCCGGGCGCTGGCCGCGCATGCCGAAAAGATCGGCGCCGAGGCCGTCGCGGCCATTGCGCCGTGCTTTTTCCGCCCCGGCTCGGTGTCTGGGCTGGTCGATTGGTGCGCGGGCATCGCGAGCGCCGCGCCGGGGACGTCGTTTTATTATTACCACATGCCCGCCATGACCGGGGTGAATTTCGCGATGGTGGATTTCGCTCCGCTGGCGGTGAAGCGCATCCCGAATTTCGGGGGGATCAAGTTCACGCATGAAAACATCATGGACTTCAGCAGCGCGCTGGCGGCGGGGGAAGGCGGCTACGATGTGCTTTTCGGCCGCGATGAAATATTATTGTCCGCGCTGGCGATGGGGGCGACCGGGGCGGTGGGCAGCACCTACAACTACGCGGCGCCAATCTACAATCGCGTGATCAAAGCCTACAAGTCCGGGGACATGGCGGCGGCGCGCAGGGAGCAGTTGAAGTCGATAGAGTTCATCGAGGTATTTTGCAACTACGGCGGGATGGCGGCGAACAAGGTGATCATGAAGCTCATCGGGCTGGATTGCGGGCCGGTGCGCCAGCCGTTGTCGCAAATCACTTCCGCCCAAGAGGCGGCGATGAAGGCGGACTTGGAACGGATCGGCTTCTTCGAAGCGGTCCGGGCCGCATAGCTCGGGCAATTTGAAACGCGACAAATGCCAAACCATAAAAGATATCTGCTTACGAGTTTCATCCTGTTTGTTTTCGTAAGTTATGATTTGCTATGGAGCAACTTAGCATGTGGCAAAGTGATGGACGTCCAGCTCGCCGGAACGCAGGAAATCCAGAAACTTCACCCCCTGATATTTGCAGGTCTCGCACACGCTCAGGAAAATCAGGTAACCAACCCGCGAAGATCAGCACGATCATGCCCAACCCACGCACGCGTTTATCCTATAATCGACCGGTCCCTGCCCTGTGCCTCCAAACGACGGCAGTTTATATAAACATAAATCCCAAGCGAAAACTGGGGACTGGCTTTGCTTTTTTGAGCTTGTATATTCGCAGCTAGATCAACGTCAGAGATCCCCCACGGCTACCCGCGTCACGCCTCGTGCTTGGTCGCTTCGCTTCCAGTACGAGTCGCGCCACGGGTAGCCGTGGGGTGCAGCGCCTTGTTCGGCTTGTTGTCCTTGGGTCTCACGGATGTGTCAAAGAAACAGTCCACCAGAGGCTTCAATACGTTGAGCAGTGACCCACCGTGCCTCGTCCGAGCAGAGGAAAATGGCAACCCCTGTAATGTCATCCGGCTTCGCAGTGCGTCCGAGTGCCGTTTGTGAAACGATAACATCGCGGATTGCCGGATTGCCAAGAGATGCGCGGGTAAAATCCGTCTCGGCTGGTCCGGGAGCTACGAGATTCGCCGTAATTCCCCGCGGGCCGAGTTCCTTCGCAAGATAGCGAGTCAGCACTTCCACCGCGCCCTTCATCGCCGCGTAAGCGGCGTTGCCCGGCAAAGTGAATCGGGCAACGCCGGTTGAGACGTTCACAATCCGGCCACCATCCACAATCAGCGGCAACAGCCGTTGAGTGAGGAAAAATACGCCCTTGAAATGAACATCCGAAAGACGGTCGAAATCCTCCTCGCTGACTGTGGCAAAAGAGCCTCGGACATCCATGCCTGCATTGTTGATGAGAAAGTCGAATGTGTTCCGGTTCCACTTATCCGCGAGATGGGTGCGAAGCTGTTCGGCGAATGCCGCAAATGTTTCTGAGCGTCCGGTATCAAGTGGCAGTGCGATGGCCTTGCGGCCTTGAGCTTCAATTTCGGAAACAACCTGCGCCGCTTCTCCTTTTCCGGTGCGATAGGTGAGGATGACATCCGCGCCATTGCCGGCAAAACGGAGGGCGGTGTTGCGGCCTAGTCCACGGCTGCCGCCAGTAATGAGTGCAATCTTATGTTGGAGTTTCATAAATGGTATGGGTGCGTGTATTTTTGGCTAGGTCAACGTCAGCCACGGAGGTAGATGGCTGCATCGCTTTGTTAGGCTCCGTTTTCATTTTAGTTCGATTGGATAATGCTTTTCGACTGATGGCAGTCGAAACAGACGAATACATAAATTCTCCCGCAATCGGCGATGCATAGCGCATCGCCGACTGAATCAAGCTGTCCGTAAAATCTCATTTCCTTGGCGCATGCCTCGCAGGTCGGGATTTCCTTCTTCTGAATCCAATCGGGGCATCCTCCTATTTTGTGGCGCCCGCCCGCATCGCTCCACTTGAAGCCAACCGCCTGCTTGGCTTCTGGCGTAATCGGATTAGCGATGAGTGGTATTTCCGGTAGTGGCTGCATCTGATTTCTGCCTAACGTTAGATGAGCCACGGCGCCCGGAGGGCGCTGTTGGCTCGGGCGACTGGTTGGGCGTTTTTTCGTATTCGTGGCCCTTGGTGCGAACAAACTCTGCTAGCCAATCGGCCATGTGCTGAACCTCAACATCCCGGCCATCCTCGATCCGCTTGGAAATCATGGTCAGCGCATTCAGATGAAGAGTCGTCTCGCGGTATCGCAATGTCGGATCGGTGCCATACTCGTCCGTAACTTCCCACCAAGCGAGGCCATCTATCGTATGAGTGAGTGCATCTCCAAAAACGATACCCAGGGACTGAAACTTCCATGTTTCTTCCTTCTTCAGGACCTTCGCATCCACGATCTTCTGGAGCAGCGCAAAGTCGGTGCTCGTGCGCGTGATTTTGTCGCCCGGGAAGTGCTGCCGAACCAGATCGGCAACGAACTGCCGCTGCTTCTGGAGGTGCGCCGCGGCATCGGCGGAGGGCTTTCGAAATACGGGTTTCACAGCGTCGGCAGCTAGAACTGGCGAACAAAAAGCAATCGCGAGACAAACGAGAGACAAGGATCGAAGCATACTTTGTTCGCCCAACGATGAAGCTCAGACACCGAGCCAGTGACGATTGAAAACGGAAACTCTGTCGAAAACGGAAACCATAACCGAGGTTGTCTGTAGCGCTTGGTTCGGCTGCTTCTCATCTGATCTCCAGGATTACGTCAGTTAGCATCCACTGGCTCTCAATCAGTTCGAATAAGCCACAGGCTTCCCGTCGTCGCCAATTGTGGTGATCGACACCCTTGTGCGCCGACTGAAACGATCGAATCTCCAAACTCCTCCGCTCCTTGAGATCGTCCTTTCCCATACCTCCGTGCAAGAGACGTCGAATTCGGCAATATCGTCACAATAACCTTCAGAGACAGCTTAACAACGGTCGCTGCATTCCGAGATCAGGATGCTGTCGGATATATTCTTCTCGGATATCCTTCACTCCCGAGGTGACCACCACCTGATCTCCCAGTTTGATCTCAAACGATCATAGCGAACATACTTCCGTGAAGACTTGTTGTCGTTTTGGGCGATACATCGCTCAATTCCAGCAGCGACAGGTGCCAGAAAATCCGGCAACTCAGCTCGTTCGCTGGAATGCCACACGTGATCGAAAATATCACAGCGAAGACCCTGTAGATGCGTAAGTTCATTCGTTTTATCCTGTCTTGCCGAACGCTAACGGTGAGCCGCGCGACTGCGAACAAAAAATGAGGCTGCCATTGCCGACTAACGCTCCGAACAACCAGCGGTCAGCCGCGTTGGCTCTGGCGCATGGTTAGCCTCTTTCTTCTTGGGTGGGATAAAAAACAGTATCACGAATGTGAAGAATGCGGTGATGGGAAACAAAGCGAATATAATCGCTATCCATGACGGAAGGCCCGCATCTTTACTTCGAGGGAGCATAAGACCAAGCGCGCTG
This genomic stretch from Termitidicoccus mucosus harbors:
- a CDS encoding dihydrodipicolinate synthase family protein, with translation MNNNKFHLTGLVAAPFTPFDANGALNLAMIPRLADHYVATGVSGAFVCGTTGEGSSMSNEERMIAAEAWRKATAGKLNLIVHVGHNSLVDSRALAAHAEKIGAEAVAAIAPCFFRPGSVSGLVDWCAGIASAAPGTSFYYYHMPAMTGVNFAMVDFAPLAVKRIPNFGGIKFTHENIMDFSSALAAGEGGYDVLFGRDEILLSALAMGATGAVGSTYNYAAPIYNRVIKAYKSGDMAAARREQLKSIEFIEVFCNYGGMAANKVIMKLIGLDCGPVRQPLSQITSAQEAAMKADLERIGFFEAVRAA
- a CDS encoding DUF3806 domain-containing protein: MLRSLSLVCLAIAFCSPVLAADAVKPVFRKPSADAAAHLQKQRQFVADLVRQHFPGDKITRTSTDFALLQKIVDAKVLKKEETWKFQSLGIVFGDALTHTIDGLAWWEVTDEYGTDPTLRYRETTLHLNALTMISKRIEDGRDVEVQHMADWLAEFVRTKGHEYEKTPNQSPEPTAPSGRRGSSNVRQKSDAATTGNTTHR
- a CDS encoding sulfatase, translating into MNPTSLASIAALTAATGLVAAPSEPHARQFAPRPNVLFITCDDLRLNIGCFGDSVAITPNIDRLAARGTLFGRAYTQQAVCNPSRQSVLSGRRPDSIRVWDLHAEFRETAPDVVPLPEHFKLNGYRTQAIGKIYHDGKRDAASWNEPELHISMPKREDYRLEENRKPHKSSKAAATEFVDAPESEYPDGRVADAAVDSLKKFAARGSDSSPFFLAVGFRKPHAPFTAPKHYWDLYDPAKIPPVEQPAPPRLAPDIALHDSVELRGYSDMPKVGPLTPAQIVRLRHGYYASTSFTDAQIGRVLDALDRTGLAQNTIIVLWSDHGYHLGEHGLWCKTTCYESDTRVPFIIATPDGRPRGVRTDALVELLDIYPTLVELCGLPPREKLEGRSLVPNLGNPAAPGREGACSQFPRPWPMRKDAVPGVMGYAVRTTTHRYVEWRKFGTLDVVARELYAYKGDQLFETENLASRPENAALIRRMAAMLSQKIP
- a CDS encoding SDR family NAD(P)-dependent oxidoreductase, which encodes MKLQHKIALITGGSRGLGRNTALRFAGNGADVILTYRTGKGEAAQVVSEIEAQGRKAIALPLDTGRSETFAAFAEQLRTHLADKWNRNTFDFLINNAGMDVRGSFATVSEEDFDRLSDVHFKGVFFLTQRLLPLIVDGGRIVNVSTGVARFTLPGNAAYAAMKGAVEVLTRYLAKELGPRGITANLVAPGPAETDFTRASLGNPAIRDVIVSQTALGRTAKPDDITGVAIFLCSDEARWVTAQRIEASGGLFL